CCTGATCATCAAGGGACGCGGCGATACGATCGAGTTTCTGCAGTTGATGTTGAGTAAGGATGCCGGATTCCGGGTCAAGGGGCGCAAGGTTTCGCATATCTCCGTGATCAAGCCGGAAGCCTATCCCAAGCTGTTGCTTATGACCGACTCGGGTGTAACGCCGGAACCGGACCTGGCGTGGAAAGTGGCGCTGGCGGGAAATCTGATTTCGTTTTGTCATGCGATCGGGATCGACCAGCCGCGCCTTGCGGCGATTTGTGCCGTTGAGGCTATATACCCCGGAATGAGGGCGACGGTCGAAGCGGCTGCTTTGGCCAAAATGTCCGAGCGAGGCCAGATCAAGGGTGGTTTCGTGGATGGCCCGCTGTCGTTCGATTGTGCTGTCGATCCGGTGGCGGCGGCCGCGAAAGGGATCGCTAAATCCGAGGTCGCCGGGCAGGCGGATGGTATGATAGCGCCGACGGTCGAGACCGCCAACGGGGTATACAAGGTTATGGCGCTGTATGGAAATGCGGCTACCGGCGGATTGCTGGTGGGCGGCAAAGTTCCCGTGGCGCTGGCTAACCGCTGGGATACGGTAGCGAGTCGCTTTAACTCTATCGTACTGGCCGTTTTAGCGGCTGTTGCCTGATTTCTTGCCGGATGGGAGCGGGCGGTCAACTCAATGCTTGACTGGTCTTGTTAACTCTGGTATTATCAGCCGATTACACGTTTTTGAATAACAGGGACATAAGCGTGCTCTATAGTGTGATTATGGCGGGTGGGCGCGGTGAACGTTTTTGGCCGCTCTCACGAATAGAAAAACCGAAGCAGTTTCTCCGATTACTCTCGGACAAAATGCTGCTCGAAGAAACGATTGATCGCATCACTCCTCTGGTGCCGATTGAGAATATCCGTATCGTGACGTCACGGTCGATGGAAAACCTCATCTATGATGCGATTGAAGGGATCGATCATAAAAACATTCTCGCGGAGCCTTTCGGGCGCAATACCTGTGCCGCTGTAGGGCTGGCGGCTGTGCATCTGCTGAAAGAGGATCCTGAGGCCAACCTGATCGTGCTGGCTGCGGATCATCTGATCAAACCGGCTGATCGTTTGATCGATATCCTGCGTGAAGGAACGGCTTTGACGGCGGCCGAGGATTACCTGATCACAATGGGGATCGTACCGACTCGGGCCGAAACCGGCTATGGGTACATCAAACTCGGGAATGAGTTCGATTACAAGGGTCGTCATCATATTTATCATGTCTCGGCGTTTACCGAAAAGCCGCGTCTGGCAGTGGCCAAGGAGTATTATTTTTCAGGGCATTATCTCTGGAACAGCGGCATGTTTATCTGGTCGGCGGCGGCGTTTATGCGCGCTATAGAAAAATACCAACCGGAGATGGCGCATCTCTTCGAGGAGTATAAGCAGTATATCGGAACCGAACGAGAAATGTCGGCACGCACCGAGTTGTACGAACGGATCAACTCGATTTCAGTCGATTTCGCGATCATGGAGAAAGCTGAAAATGTGCTGACGATCAAGGCGGATATTGTCTGGGATGATGTCGGCGACTGGAACTCCCTGCAGCGAAACCGAGAACAGGACAGCGACAACAACGTCATGATCGGCGAAGCGGTGACATTGGAATCTTTCGAGACGACCGTTTATAACGATGCCGAAGGTCTGGTTGCATGTGTCGGTGTGTCCGATCTGGTCATAGTGCGTTCAGGGGAGATTACCCTGGTTGTGCACAAATCGAAGGCTCAGAGTATTAAGCAGTTATTGGTGAAGTTGGCGGAGAATGAAAATTATAAGAAATATCTGTAGCCTGACATTAATGTTGCTTATGGTCGGTTGTGTCGGCGGCGGCTCGGGACCGGGCGAGGAAAAAGGTGATACCGGTCAATCCGCGGGCGCACCTGAAAACCTGCGTTTTGATCCGTTGGAACTGACCGACGACACCCAGAACATCCCCGCTCGTCAACCAAACCGCGGGGTAATTGGACAAGCGCCGTCCGGGATACCGCAACCTGATGCCGATCAACCGGTCGACACGACAATCGTCGGTTTGC
This is a stretch of genomic DNA from Candidatus Zixiibacteriota bacterium. It encodes these proteins:
- a CDS encoding phosphate acyltransferase; this translates as MNDTRIIPDVSNFEELLDRAKARTAEKKPRAALVVPSAVPWLRAAAQAVEQGIIDLTVVGDEKLYHDKCREAEVSLDVPVIDINQPDQAFVTAAQMAAKGDLDLIIKGRGDTIEFLQLMLSKDAGFRVKGRKVSHISVIKPEAYPKLLLMTDSGVTPEPDLAWKVALAGNLISFCHAIGIDQPRLAAICAVEAIYPGMRATVEAAALAKMSERGQIKGGFVDGPLSFDCAVDPVAAAAKGIAKSEVAGQADGMIAPTVETANGVYKVMALYGNAATGGLLVGGKVPVALANRWDTVASRFNSIVLAVLAAVA
- a CDS encoding sugar phosphate nucleotidyltransferase — its product is MLYSVIMAGGRGERFWPLSRIEKPKQFLRLLSDKMLLEETIDRITPLVPIENIRIVTSRSMENLIYDAIEGIDHKNILAEPFGRNTCAAVGLAAVHLLKEDPEANLIVLAADHLIKPADRLIDILREGTALTAAEDYLITMGIVPTRAETGYGYIKLGNEFDYKGRHHIYHVSAFTEKPRLAVAKEYYFSGHYLWNSGMFIWSAAAFMRAIEKYQPEMAHLFEEYKQYIGTEREMSARTELYERINSISVDFAIMEKAENVLTIKADIVWDDVGDWNSLQRNREQDSDNNVMIGEAVTLESFETTVYNDAEGLVACVGVSDLVIVRSGEITLVVHKSKAQSIKQLLVKLAENENYKKYL